In Zalophus californianus isolate mZalCal1 chromosome 17, mZalCal1.pri.v2, whole genome shotgun sequence, one DNA window encodes the following:
- the SPACA6 gene encoding sperm acrosome membrane-associated protein 6 isoform X2, whose amino-acid sequence MRKEREGEAICEGERRDHGGERTGAENEQCGAGEADAGGGGDQVSRALPRRPGAAETDSRRREPERWRWSVGRGEQDRQNWTERPTCHSQERVRICQIFAGIEGPELEKCEEAFTAAFKGLLDAEINYDERSHLHDAFTQMTHSLQEMATAQGSFKVAFPDAAEKMRKVIMQLKEGLQEVARRFHCRGCYSTVCDLPLDCPVQDLTVTRGHQAKFSCTVNFQLPQEEITYSWKFAGGGVRTQDVSYFQDLPQARGNLARIRPVQPAHRGTFSCVILHDQLPLARLYFFLNVTGAPSRGESELQVSFREVLRWAPLEAEMIEPWRPSLGELLARPEALTLSNQCLLAAVAALASVSATLVVWMFFRWYFKGN is encoded by the exons atgagaaaggagagagagggcgAGGCCATCTGCGAGGGAGAGCGCCGCGACCACGGAGGGGAGAGGACAGGAGCGGAGAATGAGCAATGCGGAGCCGGAGAGGCAGACGCAGGAGGTGGTGGAGACCAGGTAAGCCGGGCGCTGCCGCGGAGACCAGGCGCCGCAGAAACAGACAGCAGGAGGAGAGAGCCAGAAAGATGGAGATGGAGCGTGGGACGGGGAGAGCAAGACAGACAGAACTGGACGGAGAGGCCGACCTGCCACTCGCAG GAGCGTGTCCGCATCTGCCAGATCTTTGCTGGTATAGAGGGCCCCGAGCTGGAAAAGTGTGAGGAGGCATTCACCGCCGCCTTTAAGGGCCTCCTAGACGCTGAAATCA ACTACGATGAGAGAAGCCACCTGCATGATGCCTTCACCCAGATGACCCACTCTCTCCAGGAGATGGCCACTGCCCAGg gcTCCTTTAAGGTGGCTTTTCCTGATGCTGCGGAGAAAATGCGGAAGGTCATTATGCAGCTTAAAGAAG GACTCCAGGAAGTCGCCCGGCGTTTCCACTGCCGCGGGTGCTACTCCACGGTCTGCGACCTCCCGCTGGACTGCCCAG TTCAGGACTTGACGGTGACTCGGGGTCATCAGGCTAAGTTCTCTTGCACTGTGAACTTCCAACTGCCTCAGGAGGAAATCACCTATTCCTGGAAGTTCGCAGGAGGAGGT GTCCGGACGCAGGACGTGTCCTACTTCCAAGACCTTCCGCAGGCCCGAGGAAACCTGGCGCGGATCCGGCCGGTGCAGCCCGCGCACCGCGGGACGTTCTCTTGCGTGATCCTGCACGACCAGCTCCCGCTGGCGCGGCTCTACTTCTTTCTTAACG TGACTGGTGCGCCCTCACGTGGGGAGAGCGAGCTCCAGGTCTCCTTTCGGGAAGTGCTGCGGTGGGCGCCGCTGGAGGCGGAGATGATCGAACCTTGGAGGCCAAGCCTGGGCGAGCTGCTGGCCAGGCCCGAGGCTCTGACGCTGAGCAACCAATGCTTGCTCGCGGCCGTCGCGGCCTTAGCATCAGTCAGTGCGACCCTTGTGGTGTG GATGTTCTTTCGATGGTACTTCAAGGGCAACTAA
- the HAS1 gene encoding hyaluronan synthase 1 isoform X1, producing the protein MTQQDVPKPTPAGRHCSGLARRVLTITFALLILGLMTWAYAAGVPLASDRYGLLAFGLYGAFLSAHLVAQSLFAYLEHRRVAAAARRAAARGPLEAAAARSVALTISAYQEDPAYLRQCLASARALQYPRARLRVLMVVDGNRAEDLYMVDMFREVFADEDPATYVWDGNYHQPWEPAAAGAAGAGAYREVEAEDPGRLAVEALVRTHRCVCVAQRWGGKREVMYTAFKALGDSVDYVQVCDSDTRLDPMALLELVRVLDEDPRVGAVGGDVRILNPLDSWVSFLSSLRYWVAFNVERACQSYFHCVSCISGPLGLYRNSLLQQFLEAWYNQKFLGTHCTFGDDRHLTNRMLSMGYATKYTSRSRCYSETPSSFLRWLSQQTRWSKSYFREWLYNALWWHRHHAWMTYEAVVSGLFPFFVAATVLRLFYAGRPWALLWVLLCVQGVALAKAAFAAWLRGCPRMVLLSLYAPLYMGGLLPAKFLALATMNQSGWGTSGRRKLAANYVPLLPLALWALLLLGGLVRSVAHEARADWSGPARATEAHHLAAGAGAYVGYWVVMLTLYWVGVRRLCRRRSGGYRVQV; encoded by the exons ATGACACAG cAGGACGTGCCCAAGCCCACCCCGGCCGGCCGCCACTGCTCTGGCCTGGCCCGGCGGGTGCTGACTATCACCTTCGCGCTGCTCATCTTGGGCCTCATGACCTGGGCCTACGCCGCCGGGGTGCCGCTCGCCTCCGATCGCTACGGCCTCCTGGCCTTCGGTCTCTACGGGGCTTTCCTCTCCGCACACCTGGTGGCGCAGAGCCTCTTCGCGTACCTGGAGCACCGgcgggtggcggcggcggcgcggcgggcggcggcgcgcGGGCCcctggaggcggcggcggcgcgcaGCGTGGCGCTGACCATCTCGGCGTACCAGGAGGACCCGGCGTACCTGCGCCAGTGCCTGGCGTCCGCCCGCGCCCTGCAGTACCCGCGCGCGCGGCTGCGCGTCCTCATGGTGGTGGACGGCAACCGCGCCGAGGACCTCTACATGGTGGACATGTTCCGCGAGGTCTTCGCCGACGAGGACCCCGCCACCTACGTGTGGGACGGCAACTACCACCAGCCCTGGGAACCCGCGGCGGCGGGCGCTGCAGGCGCGGGCGCCTACCGGGAGGTGGAGGCCGAGGACCCGGGGCGGCTGGCGGTGGAGGCGCTGGTGAGGACGCACAGGTGCGTGTGCGTGGCGCAGCGCTGGGGCGGCAAGCGCGAGGTCATGTACACGGCCTTCAAGGCCCTCGGCGACTCTGTGGACTACGTGCAG GTCTGTGACTCGGACACAAGGCTGGACCCCATGGCACTGCTGGAGCTGGTGCGGGTACTGGACGAGGACCCCCGGGTAGGAGCTGTTGGGGGGGACGTGCGGATCCTTAACCCCCTGGACTCCTGGGTCAGCTTCCTAAGCAGCCTGCGGTACTGGGTGGCCTTCAACGTGGAGCGGGCTTGTCAGAGCTACTTCCACTGTGTGTCCTGCATCAGTGGTCCCCTAG gCCTGTACAGGAACAGCCTCCTGCAGCAGTTCCTTGAGGCCTGGTACAACCAGAAGTTCCTGGGTACCCACTGCACCTTTGGGGATGACCGGCACCTCACCAACCGCATGCTCAGCATGGGCTATGCGACCAA GTACACCTCCCGGTCCCGCTGCTACTCCGAGACTCCCTCGTCCTTCCTGCGCTGGCTGAGCCAGCAGACGCGCTGGTCCAAGTCCTACTTCCGCGAGTGGCTGTACAACGCGCTCTGGTGGCACCGGCACCACGCGTGGATGACCTACGAGGCGGTGGTCTCCGGGCTCTTCCCCTTCTTCGTGGCGGCCACCGTGCTGCGGCTCTTCTACGCGGGCCGCCCGTGGGCGCTGCTGTGGGTGCTGCTGTGCGTGCAGGGCGTGGCGCTGGCCAAGGCGGCCTTCGCGGCCTGGCTGCGCGGCTGCCCGCGCATGGTGCTGCTCTCGCTCTACGCGCCGCTCTACATGGGCGGCCTCCTGCCCGCCAAGTTCCTGGCGCTGGCCACCATGAACCAGAGTGGCTGGGGCACCTCTGGCCGGCGGAAGCTGGCCGCCAACTACGTCCCCCTGCTGCCGCTGGCCCTCTGGGCTCTGCTGCTGCTGGGAGGCCTGGTCCGCAGCGTGGCGCACGAGGCCCGGGCCGACTGGAGCGGCCCTGCCCGCGCCACCGAGGCCCACCACCTGGCCGCCGGCGCTGGCGCCTACGTGGGGTACTGGGTGGTCATGCTGACGCTCTACTGGGTGGGCGTGCGGAGGCTCTGCCGGCGGCGGTCGGGTGGCTACCGAGTCCAGGTGTGA
- the SPACA6 gene encoding sperm acrosome membrane-associated protein 6 isoform X6 produces the protein MRKEREGEAICEGERRDHGGERTGAENEQCGAGEADAGGGGDQVSRALPRRPGAAETDSRRREPERWRWSVGRGEQDRQNWTERPTCHSQERVRICQIFAGIEGPELEKCEEAFTAAFKGLLDAEINYDERSHLHDAFTQMTHSLQEMATAQGSFKVAFPDAAEKMRKVIMQLKEVRACVPPCGLQEVARRFHCRGCYSTVCDLPLDCPVQDLTVTRGHQAKFSCTVNFQLPQEEITYSWKFAGGARASRRSGRRTCPTSKTFRRPEETWRGSGRCSPRTAGRSLA, from the exons atgagaaaggagagagagggcgAGGCCATCTGCGAGGGAGAGCGCCGCGACCACGGAGGGGAGAGGACAGGAGCGGAGAATGAGCAATGCGGAGCCGGAGAGGCAGACGCAGGAGGTGGTGGAGACCAGGTAAGCCGGGCGCTGCCGCGGAGACCAGGCGCCGCAGAAACAGACAGCAGGAGGAGAGAGCCAGAAAGATGGAGATGGAGCGTGGGACGGGGAGAGCAAGACAGACAGAACTGGACGGAGAGGCCGACCTGCCACTCGCAG GAGCGTGTCCGCATCTGCCAGATCTTTGCTGGTATAGAGGGCCCCGAGCTGGAAAAGTGTGAGGAGGCATTCACCGCCGCCTTTAAGGGCCTCCTAGACGCTGAAATCA ACTACGATGAGAGAAGCCACCTGCATGATGCCTTCACCCAGATGACCCACTCTCTCCAGGAGATGGCCACTGCCCAGg gcTCCTTTAAGGTGGCTTTTCCTGATGCTGCGGAGAAAATGCGGAAGGTCATTATGCAGCTTAAAGAAG TCCGGGCCTGCGTCCCTCCCTGCG GACTCCAGGAAGTCGCCCGGCGTTTCCACTGCCGCGGGTGCTACTCCACGGTCTGCGACCTCCCGCTGGACTGCCCAG TTCAGGACTTGACGGTGACTCGGGGTCATCAGGCTAAGTTCTCTTGCACTGTGAACTTCCAACTGCCTCAGGAGGAAATCACCTATTCCTGGAAGTTCGCAGGAGGAG CCCGAGCGTCCCGCAGGTCCGGACGCAGGACGTGTCCTACTTCCAAGACCTTCCGCAGGCCCGAGGAAACCTGGCGCGGATCCGGCCGGTGCAGCCCGCGCACCGCGGGACGTTCTCTTGCGTGA
- the SPACA6 gene encoding sperm acrosome membrane-associated protein 6 isoform X1 codes for MRKEREGEAICEGERRDHGGERTGAENEQCGAGEADAGGGGDQVSRALPRRPGAAETDSRRREPERWRWSVGRGEQDRQNWTERPTCHSQERVRICQIFAGIEGPELEKCEEAFTAAFKGLLDAEINYDERSHLHDAFTQMTHSLQEMATAQGSFKVAFPDAAEKMRKVIMQLKEVRACVPPCGLQEVARRFHCRGCYSTVCDLPLDCPVQDLTVTRGHQAKFSCTVNFQLPQEEITYSWKFAGGGVRTQDVSYFQDLPQARGNLARIRPVQPAHRGTFSCVILHDQLPLARLYFFLNVTGAPSRGESELQVSFREVLRWAPLEAEMIEPWRPSLGELLARPEALTLSNQCLLAAVAALASVSATLVVWMFFRWYFKGN; via the exons atgagaaaggagagagagggcgAGGCCATCTGCGAGGGAGAGCGCCGCGACCACGGAGGGGAGAGGACAGGAGCGGAGAATGAGCAATGCGGAGCCGGAGAGGCAGACGCAGGAGGTGGTGGAGACCAGGTAAGCCGGGCGCTGCCGCGGAGACCAGGCGCCGCAGAAACAGACAGCAGGAGGAGAGAGCCAGAAAGATGGAGATGGAGCGTGGGACGGGGAGAGCAAGACAGACAGAACTGGACGGAGAGGCCGACCTGCCACTCGCAG GAGCGTGTCCGCATCTGCCAGATCTTTGCTGGTATAGAGGGCCCCGAGCTGGAAAAGTGTGAGGAGGCATTCACCGCCGCCTTTAAGGGCCTCCTAGACGCTGAAATCA ACTACGATGAGAGAAGCCACCTGCATGATGCCTTCACCCAGATGACCCACTCTCTCCAGGAGATGGCCACTGCCCAGg gcTCCTTTAAGGTGGCTTTTCCTGATGCTGCGGAGAAAATGCGGAAGGTCATTATGCAGCTTAAAGAAG TCCGGGCCTGCGTCCCTCCCTGCG GACTCCAGGAAGTCGCCCGGCGTTTCCACTGCCGCGGGTGCTACTCCACGGTCTGCGACCTCCCGCTGGACTGCCCAG TTCAGGACTTGACGGTGACTCGGGGTCATCAGGCTAAGTTCTCTTGCACTGTGAACTTCCAACTGCCTCAGGAGGAAATCACCTATTCCTGGAAGTTCGCAGGAGGAGGT GTCCGGACGCAGGACGTGTCCTACTTCCAAGACCTTCCGCAGGCCCGAGGAAACCTGGCGCGGATCCGGCCGGTGCAGCCCGCGCACCGCGGGACGTTCTCTTGCGTGATCCTGCACGACCAGCTCCCGCTGGCGCGGCTCTACTTCTTTCTTAACG TGACTGGTGCGCCCTCACGTGGGGAGAGCGAGCTCCAGGTCTCCTTTCGGGAAGTGCTGCGGTGGGCGCCGCTGGAGGCGGAGATGATCGAACCTTGGAGGCCAAGCCTGGGCGAGCTGCTGGCCAGGCCCGAGGCTCTGACGCTGAGCAACCAATGCTTGCTCGCGGCCGTCGCGGCCTTAGCATCAGTCAGTGCGACCCTTGTGGTGTG GATGTTCTTTCGATGGTACTTCAAGGGCAACTAA
- the SPACA6 gene encoding sperm acrosome membrane-associated protein 6 isoform X5: MRKEREGEAICEGERRDHGGERTGAENEQCGAGEADAGGGGDQVSRALPRRPGAAETDSRRREPERWRWSVGRGEQDRQNWTERPTCHSQERVRICQIFAGIEGPELEKCEEAFTAAFKGLLDAEINYDERSHLHDAFTQMTHSLQEMATAQGSFKVAFPDAAEKMRKVIMQLKEVRACVPPCGLQEVARRFHCRGCYSTVCDLPLDCPVQDLTVTRGHQAKFSCTVNFQLPQEEITYSWKFAGGGPERPAGPDAGRVLLPRPSAGPRKPGADPAGAARAPRDVLLRDPARPAPAGAALLLS, from the exons atgagaaaggagagagagggcgAGGCCATCTGCGAGGGAGAGCGCCGCGACCACGGAGGGGAGAGGACAGGAGCGGAGAATGAGCAATGCGGAGCCGGAGAGGCAGACGCAGGAGGTGGTGGAGACCAGGTAAGCCGGGCGCTGCCGCGGAGACCAGGCGCCGCAGAAACAGACAGCAGGAGGAGAGAGCCAGAAAGATGGAGATGGAGCGTGGGACGGGGAGAGCAAGACAGACAGAACTGGACGGAGAGGCCGACCTGCCACTCGCAG GAGCGTGTCCGCATCTGCCAGATCTTTGCTGGTATAGAGGGCCCCGAGCTGGAAAAGTGTGAGGAGGCATTCACCGCCGCCTTTAAGGGCCTCCTAGACGCTGAAATCA ACTACGATGAGAGAAGCCACCTGCATGATGCCTTCACCCAGATGACCCACTCTCTCCAGGAGATGGCCACTGCCCAGg gcTCCTTTAAGGTGGCTTTTCCTGATGCTGCGGAGAAAATGCGGAAGGTCATTATGCAGCTTAAAGAAG TCCGGGCCTGCGTCCCTCCCTGCG GACTCCAGGAAGTCGCCCGGCGTTTCCACTGCCGCGGGTGCTACTCCACGGTCTGCGACCTCCCGCTGGACTGCCCAG TTCAGGACTTGACGGTGACTCGGGGTCATCAGGCTAAGTTCTCTTGCACTGTGAACTTCCAACTGCCTCAGGAGGAAATCACCTATTCCTGGAAGTTCGCAGGAGGAGGT CCCGAGCGTCCCGCAGGTCCGGACGCAGGACGTGTCCTACTTCCAAGACCTTCCGCAGGCCCGAGGAAACCTGGCGCGGATCCGGCCGGTGCAGCCCGCGCACCGCGGGACGTTCTCTTGCGTGATCCTGCACGACCAGCTCCCGCTGGCGCGGCTCTACTTCTTTCTTAA
- the SPACA6 gene encoding sperm acrosome membrane-associated protein 6 isoform X4, which yields MRSRRGRRRRWWRPGKPGAAAETRRRRNRQQEERARKMEMERGTGRARQTELDGEADLPLADYDERSHLHDAFTQMTHSLQEMATAQGSFKVAFPDAAEKMRKVIMQLKEVRACVPPCGLQEVARRFHCRGCYSTVCDLPLDCPVQDLTVTRGHQAKFSCTVNFQLPQEEITYSWKFAGGGVRTQDVSYFQDLPQARGNLARIRPVQPAHRGTFSCVILHDQLPLARLYFFLNVTGAPSRGESELQVSFREVLRWAPLEAEMIEPWRPSLGELLARPEALTLSNQCLLAAVAALASVSATLVVWMFFRWYFKGN from the exons ATGCGGAGCCGGAGAGGCAGACGCAGGAGGTGGTGGAGACCAGGTAAGCCGGGCGCTGCCGCGGAGACCAGGCGCCGCAGAAACAGACAGCAGGAGGAGAGAGCCAGAAAGATGGAGATGGAGCGTGGGACGGGGAGAGCAAGACAGACAGAACTGGACGGAGAGGCCGACCTGCCACTCGCAG ACTACGATGAGAGAAGCCACCTGCATGATGCCTTCACCCAGATGACCCACTCTCTCCAGGAGATGGCCACTGCCCAGg gcTCCTTTAAGGTGGCTTTTCCTGATGCTGCGGAGAAAATGCGGAAGGTCATTATGCAGCTTAAAGAAG TCCGGGCCTGCGTCCCTCCCTGCG GACTCCAGGAAGTCGCCCGGCGTTTCCACTGCCGCGGGTGCTACTCCACGGTCTGCGACCTCCCGCTGGACTGCCCAG TTCAGGACTTGACGGTGACTCGGGGTCATCAGGCTAAGTTCTCTTGCACTGTGAACTTCCAACTGCCTCAGGAGGAAATCACCTATTCCTGGAAGTTCGCAGGAGGAGGT GTCCGGACGCAGGACGTGTCCTACTTCCAAGACCTTCCGCAGGCCCGAGGAAACCTGGCGCGGATCCGGCCGGTGCAGCCCGCGCACCGCGGGACGTTCTCTTGCGTGATCCTGCACGACCAGCTCCCGCTGGCGCGGCTCTACTTCTTTCTTAACG TGACTGGTGCGCCCTCACGTGGGGAGAGCGAGCTCCAGGTCTCCTTTCGGGAAGTGCTGCGGTGGGCGCCGCTGGAGGCGGAGATGATCGAACCTTGGAGGCCAAGCCTGGGCGAGCTGCTGGCCAGGCCCGAGGCTCTGACGCTGAGCAACCAATGCTTGCTCGCGGCCGTCGCGGCCTTAGCATCAGTCAGTGCGACCCTTGTGGTGTG GATGTTCTTTCGATGGTACTTCAAGGGCAACTAA
- the SPACA6 gene encoding sperm acrosome membrane-associated protein 6 isoform X3: MALLAPGSAVPSALVALVVFRTPAWACLLCFTSHKERVRICQIFAGIEGPELEKCEEAFTAAFKGLLDAEINYDERSHLHDAFTQMTHSLQEMATAQGSFKVAFPDAAEKMRKVIMQLKEVRACVPPCGLQEVARRFHCRGCYSTVCDLPLDCPVQDLTVTRGHQAKFSCTVNFQLPQEEITYSWKFAGGGVRTQDVSYFQDLPQARGNLARIRPVQPAHRGTFSCVILHDQLPLARLYFFLNVTGAPSRGESELQVSFREVLRWAPLEAEMIEPWRPSLGELLARPEALTLSNQCLLAAVAALASVSATLVVWMFFRWYFKGN, encoded by the exons ATGGCCCTGCTGGCCCCAGGCAGTGCTGTCCCATCTGCCCTGGTAGCCCTCGTGGTCTTCAGGACCCCCGCCTGGGCCTGTCTCCTCTGCTTCACATCCCATAAGGAGCGTGTCCGCATCTGCCAGATCTTTGCTGGTATAGAGGGCCCCGAGCTGGAAAAGTGTGAGGAGGCATTCACCGCCGCCTTTAAGGGCCTCCTAGACGCTGAAATCA ACTACGATGAGAGAAGCCACCTGCATGATGCCTTCACCCAGATGACCCACTCTCTCCAGGAGATGGCCACTGCCCAGg gcTCCTTTAAGGTGGCTTTTCCTGATGCTGCGGAGAAAATGCGGAAGGTCATTATGCAGCTTAAAGAAG TCCGGGCCTGCGTCCCTCCCTGCG GACTCCAGGAAGTCGCCCGGCGTTTCCACTGCCGCGGGTGCTACTCCACGGTCTGCGACCTCCCGCTGGACTGCCCAG TTCAGGACTTGACGGTGACTCGGGGTCATCAGGCTAAGTTCTCTTGCACTGTGAACTTCCAACTGCCTCAGGAGGAAATCACCTATTCCTGGAAGTTCGCAGGAGGAGGT GTCCGGACGCAGGACGTGTCCTACTTCCAAGACCTTCCGCAGGCCCGAGGAAACCTGGCGCGGATCCGGCCGGTGCAGCCCGCGCACCGCGGGACGTTCTCTTGCGTGATCCTGCACGACCAGCTCCCGCTGGCGCGGCTCTACTTCTTTCTTAACG TGACTGGTGCGCCCTCACGTGGGGAGAGCGAGCTCCAGGTCTCCTTTCGGGAAGTGCTGCGGTGGGCGCCGCTGGAGGCGGAGATGATCGAACCTTGGAGGCCAAGCCTGGGCGAGCTGCTGGCCAGGCCCGAGGCTCTGACGCTGAGCAACCAATGCTTGCTCGCGGCCGTCGCGGCCTTAGCATCAGTCAGTGCGACCCTTGTGGTGTG GATGTTCTTTCGATGGTACTTCAAGGGCAACTAA
- the SPACA6 gene encoding sperm acrosome membrane-associated protein 6 isoform X7 — MRSRRGRRRRWWRPDYDERSHLHDAFTQMTHSLQEMATAQGSFKVAFPDAAEKMRKVIMQLKEVRACVPPCGLQEVARRFHCRGCYSTVCDLPLDCPVQDLTVTRGHQAKFSCTVNFQLPQEEITYSWKFAGGGVRTQDVSYFQDLPQARGNLARIRPVQPAHRGTFSCVILHDQLPLARLYFFLNVTGAPSRGESELQVSFREVLRWAPLEAEMIEPWRPSLGELLARPEALTLSNQCLLAAVAALASVSATLVVWMFFRWYFKGN, encoded by the exons ATGCGGAGCCGGAGAGGCAGACGCAGGAGGTGGTGGAGACCAG ACTACGATGAGAGAAGCCACCTGCATGATGCCTTCACCCAGATGACCCACTCTCTCCAGGAGATGGCCACTGCCCAGg gcTCCTTTAAGGTGGCTTTTCCTGATGCTGCGGAGAAAATGCGGAAGGTCATTATGCAGCTTAAAGAAG TCCGGGCCTGCGTCCCTCCCTGCG GACTCCAGGAAGTCGCCCGGCGTTTCCACTGCCGCGGGTGCTACTCCACGGTCTGCGACCTCCCGCTGGACTGCCCAG TTCAGGACTTGACGGTGACTCGGGGTCATCAGGCTAAGTTCTCTTGCACTGTGAACTTCCAACTGCCTCAGGAGGAAATCACCTATTCCTGGAAGTTCGCAGGAGGAGGT GTCCGGACGCAGGACGTGTCCTACTTCCAAGACCTTCCGCAGGCCCGAGGAAACCTGGCGCGGATCCGGCCGGTGCAGCCCGCGCACCGCGGGACGTTCTCTTGCGTGATCCTGCACGACCAGCTCCCGCTGGCGCGGCTCTACTTCTTTCTTAACG TGACTGGTGCGCCCTCACGTGGGGAGAGCGAGCTCCAGGTCTCCTTTCGGGAAGTGCTGCGGTGGGCGCCGCTGGAGGCGGAGATGATCGAACCTTGGAGGCCAAGCCTGGGCGAGCTGCTGGCCAGGCCCGAGGCTCTGACGCTGAGCAACCAATGCTTGCTCGCGGCCGTCGCGGCCTTAGCATCAGTCAGTGCGACCCTTGTGGTGTG GATGTTCTTTCGATGGTACTTCAAGGGCAACTAA
- the HAS1 gene encoding hyaluronan synthase 1 isoform X2: MTQDVPKPTPAGRHCSGLARRVLTITFALLILGLMTWAYAAGVPLASDRYGLLAFGLYGAFLSAHLVAQSLFAYLEHRRVAAAARRAAARGPLEAAAARSVALTISAYQEDPAYLRQCLASARALQYPRARLRVLMVVDGNRAEDLYMVDMFREVFADEDPATYVWDGNYHQPWEPAAAGAAGAGAYREVEAEDPGRLAVEALVRTHRCVCVAQRWGGKREVMYTAFKALGDSVDYVQVCDSDTRLDPMALLELVRVLDEDPRVGAVGGDVRILNPLDSWVSFLSSLRYWVAFNVERACQSYFHCVSCISGPLGLYRNSLLQQFLEAWYNQKFLGTHCTFGDDRHLTNRMLSMGYATKYTSRSRCYSETPSSFLRWLSQQTRWSKSYFREWLYNALWWHRHHAWMTYEAVVSGLFPFFVAATVLRLFYAGRPWALLWVLLCVQGVALAKAAFAAWLRGCPRMVLLSLYAPLYMGGLLPAKFLALATMNQSGWGTSGRRKLAANYVPLLPLALWALLLLGGLVRSVAHEARADWSGPARATEAHHLAAGAGAYVGYWVVMLTLYWVGVRRLCRRRSGGYRVQV, translated from the exons ATGACACAG GACGTGCCCAAGCCCACCCCGGCCGGCCGCCACTGCTCTGGCCTGGCCCGGCGGGTGCTGACTATCACCTTCGCGCTGCTCATCTTGGGCCTCATGACCTGGGCCTACGCCGCCGGGGTGCCGCTCGCCTCCGATCGCTACGGCCTCCTGGCCTTCGGTCTCTACGGGGCTTTCCTCTCCGCACACCTGGTGGCGCAGAGCCTCTTCGCGTACCTGGAGCACCGgcgggtggcggcggcggcgcggcgggcggcggcgcgcGGGCCcctggaggcggcggcggcgcgcaGCGTGGCGCTGACCATCTCGGCGTACCAGGAGGACCCGGCGTACCTGCGCCAGTGCCTGGCGTCCGCCCGCGCCCTGCAGTACCCGCGCGCGCGGCTGCGCGTCCTCATGGTGGTGGACGGCAACCGCGCCGAGGACCTCTACATGGTGGACATGTTCCGCGAGGTCTTCGCCGACGAGGACCCCGCCACCTACGTGTGGGACGGCAACTACCACCAGCCCTGGGAACCCGCGGCGGCGGGCGCTGCAGGCGCGGGCGCCTACCGGGAGGTGGAGGCCGAGGACCCGGGGCGGCTGGCGGTGGAGGCGCTGGTGAGGACGCACAGGTGCGTGTGCGTGGCGCAGCGCTGGGGCGGCAAGCGCGAGGTCATGTACACGGCCTTCAAGGCCCTCGGCGACTCTGTGGACTACGTGCAG GTCTGTGACTCGGACACAAGGCTGGACCCCATGGCACTGCTGGAGCTGGTGCGGGTACTGGACGAGGACCCCCGGGTAGGAGCTGTTGGGGGGGACGTGCGGATCCTTAACCCCCTGGACTCCTGGGTCAGCTTCCTAAGCAGCCTGCGGTACTGGGTGGCCTTCAACGTGGAGCGGGCTTGTCAGAGCTACTTCCACTGTGTGTCCTGCATCAGTGGTCCCCTAG gCCTGTACAGGAACAGCCTCCTGCAGCAGTTCCTTGAGGCCTGGTACAACCAGAAGTTCCTGGGTACCCACTGCACCTTTGGGGATGACCGGCACCTCACCAACCGCATGCTCAGCATGGGCTATGCGACCAA GTACACCTCCCGGTCCCGCTGCTACTCCGAGACTCCCTCGTCCTTCCTGCGCTGGCTGAGCCAGCAGACGCGCTGGTCCAAGTCCTACTTCCGCGAGTGGCTGTACAACGCGCTCTGGTGGCACCGGCACCACGCGTGGATGACCTACGAGGCGGTGGTCTCCGGGCTCTTCCCCTTCTTCGTGGCGGCCACCGTGCTGCGGCTCTTCTACGCGGGCCGCCCGTGGGCGCTGCTGTGGGTGCTGCTGTGCGTGCAGGGCGTGGCGCTGGCCAAGGCGGCCTTCGCGGCCTGGCTGCGCGGCTGCCCGCGCATGGTGCTGCTCTCGCTCTACGCGCCGCTCTACATGGGCGGCCTCCTGCCCGCCAAGTTCCTGGCGCTGGCCACCATGAACCAGAGTGGCTGGGGCACCTCTGGCCGGCGGAAGCTGGCCGCCAACTACGTCCCCCTGCTGCCGCTGGCCCTCTGGGCTCTGCTGCTGCTGGGAGGCCTGGTCCGCAGCGTGGCGCACGAGGCCCGGGCCGACTGGAGCGGCCCTGCCCGCGCCACCGAGGCCCACCACCTGGCCGCCGGCGCTGGCGCCTACGTGGGGTACTGGGTGGTCATGCTGACGCTCTACTGGGTGGGCGTGCGGAGGCTCTGCCGGCGGCGGTCGGGTGGCTACCGAGTCCAGGTGTGA